The Acidobacteriota bacterium genome includes a window with the following:
- a CDS encoding VCBS repeat-containing protein encodes MRLLILGIAACLVPLNLFGAQPASTAALPARFAEHTIATDLNGGYQVVVSDINHDGKPDLIAVASGLNELIWFENPGWQRHVLVGNIARPINCAASDIDGDGIPEIALAHEFSPDPARSIGTVSLLKHRGDPSQPWEMIEIDRLSTSHRLRWVDIDGKGKKVLVNAPLAGAFVKPPDYRGAVPLVFYRPGIWKREIISQELEGVVHGLAVTDWNKDGREDILTASFLGVDLFSFGKTKAWGRSRLVNGNPDPWPRSGSSEIAVGRSGKDRFLSTIEPWHGNQVVVYRKQGQSWQRQVIDTSLNDGHVLLTADLNQDGRDEIIAGYRGQGRSVYIYSAEDPKGSRWSRQVLDDGGIGAAGCAVADLNGDARPDVACIGTATTNLKWYENLAATSPRK; translated from the coding sequence ATGCGATTGCTAATCTTGGGAATTGCTGCCTGTCTTGTTCCGCTCAATCTCTTTGGCGCTCAACCGGCTTCGACCGCCGCTCTCCCTGCCAGGTTCGCTGAGCACACAATCGCCACTGATCTGAACGGCGGTTACCAGGTAGTCGTCTCAGACATCAATCACGACGGTAAACCGGATTTGATTGCCGTCGCCAGCGGATTGAATGAACTCATCTGGTTCGAAAACCCCGGATGGCAGCGTCACGTACTTGTCGGGAATATTGCCCGCCCCATCAACTGCGCGGCCTCGGACATCGATGGAGATGGCATTCCGGAGATCGCCCTGGCTCACGAATTCTCCCCCGATCCCGCAAGAAGTATCGGTACCGTGTCGCTGCTCAAACACAGGGGCGATCCTTCGCAGCCGTGGGAAATGATCGAGATTGATCGGCTCTCCACATCGCATCGGCTGCGCTGGGTCGATATTGACGGGAAGGGGAAAAAGGTTCTGGTCAACGCTCCGCTCGCCGGCGCTTTCGTAAAACCGCCTGACTACAGAGGCGCCGTTCCGCTTGTGTTCTATCGCCCGGGAATTTGGAAACGAGAGATCATCTCGCAGGAGCTTGAAGGTGTGGTGCACGGGCTCGCAGTTACGGATTGGAATAAGGACGGGCGAGAAGACATCCTGACGGCAAGCTTCCTGGGAGTCGACCTGTTCAGCTTCGGAAAGACGAAAGCGTGGGGGCGCAGCAGACTCGTCAATGGAAATCCCGATCCGTGGCCGCGAAGCGGGTCGAGCGAAATTGCCGTGGGCCGGTCGGGAAAGGATCGGTTCCTCTCCACCATCGAGCCCTGGCACGGCAACCAGGTCGTCGTCTACCGCAAGCAAGGACAGAGCTGGCAGCGGCAGGTGATTGACACGAGTCTGAACGACGGCCACGTGCTGCTGACGGCAGACCTGAATCAGGACGGAAGAGATGAAATAATCGCCGGCTATCGGGGCCAAGGGAGAAGTGTTTACATCTACTCAGCCGAAGATCCCAAGGGCAGTCGCTGGTCACGACAGGTTCTTGATGATGGCGGCATCGGGGCGGCCGGATGCGCCGTAGCTGACTTGAATGGAGATGCCAGACCGGATGTAGCTTGTATCGGCACGGCTACGACGAATCTAAAGTGGTACGAAAACCTCGCCGCAACAAGTCCGAGGAAGTAG
- a CDS encoding amidohydrolase, translating into MKLRLGRVAILVIALLIHPLLTFGGDIKKKEEAVASIEKHKAELTNLSDQIWRFAETALRETRSSKLLADYAEKQGFEVKRGVAGMPTAFVASYGQGRPIIGILGEYDALPGISQKAQPVKEALEAGSAGHGCGHNLFGAASLGAAVALKELIAAGKLKGTVRFYGTPAEEAIGGKIYMARDGLFKDLDVCLAWHPDDKIVADVDSSQAIVDFIVEFKGKAAHAAADPWNGRSAVAALEFFTTGLNRMREFVKPTVRMHYVIQKGGDVPNVVPEYARLWCWIRDSKRTGMEEVLNRARKIAEGAALMAGVESKLTIQGGDYEMLANITGAKLIHANMTWLGPIGYTSEEQEFAKAIQRATSVQPKGLNGAVQPLEPPKKDPEGGSTDVGDVSWIVPTLHLSVTTAPEDAPWHAWPVVACGGMSIGHKGMVYAAKALAATMVDLFEDEKTREAIQAEFKDKSKGEVYKPYIPDGPPPVPKN; encoded by the coding sequence ATGAAACTACGCCTGGGAAGGGTTGCAATTTTGGTTATCGCCCTGTTGATTCACCCCCTGCTGACCTTCGGCGGCGACATCAAAAAGAAAGAAGAAGCAGTCGCCTCCATCGAAAAGCACAAAGCGGAGCTTACCAATCTGAGCGATCAGATATGGCGCTTCGCTGAAACGGCGCTTCGTGAGACTCGGTCGTCGAAGCTGCTCGCCGACTATGCCGAGAAGCAGGGGTTCGAGGTCAAACGCGGAGTCGCCGGGATGCCTACCGCGTTTGTCGCGAGCTACGGACAAGGGCGGCCGATCATTGGAATCCTCGGCGAATACGACGCGCTGCCAGGGATTTCTCAAAAGGCTCAGCCGGTAAAAGAGGCTCTGGAAGCCGGTTCTGCGGGTCACGGCTGCGGCCACAATTTGTTCGGCGCGGCGAGCCTTGGAGCCGCGGTTGCGCTCAAGGAGTTGATCGCGGCGGGCAAGCTCAAAGGGACAGTTCGCTTCTATGGCACTCCTGCCGAAGAAGCCATCGGCGGGAAAATCTACATGGCTCGCGACGGGTTGTTCAAGGACCTCGACGTTTGCCTGGCGTGGCACCCTGATGACAAGATCGTAGCTGACGTCGATAGCTCGCAGGCGATCGTCGATTTCATCGTCGAGTTCAAAGGCAAAGCCGCTCACGCCGCCGCCGATCCCTGGAACGGACGAAGCGCGGTTGCGGCACTTGAGTTTTTCACAACAGGGCTCAATCGCATGCGCGAGTTCGTTAAGCCGACTGTCCGAATGCACTATGTCATTCAGAAGGGCGGCGATGTGCCAAACGTCGTGCCTGAGTATGCAAGGCTCTGGTGCTGGATTCGCGACTCGAAACGCACCGGCATGGAGGAGGTTTTGAATCGAGCTCGAAAGATCGCTGAGGGCGCCGCACTGATGGCAGGCGTTGAATCAAAGCTCACGATACAGGGCGGCGATTACGAGATGCTTGCCAACATTACCGGAGCTAAGCTGATCCACGCGAACATGACCTGGCTCGGGCCGATCGGGTACACGTCCGAGGAGCAGGAATTCGCAAAGGCGATTCAGCGCGCGACCAGTGTCCAACCCAAGGGCTTGAACGGCGCAGTCCAGCCGCTCGAACCACCGAAGAAAGATCCCGAAGGTGGCTCGACGGACGTAGGCGATGTGAGCTGGATCGTGCCCACGTTGCACCTATCAGTGACGACCGCGCCCGAGGACGCTCCGTGGCACGCGTGGCCGGTGGTTGCGTGCGGAGGAATGTCAATCGGCCACAAGGGGATGGTCTACGCGGCGAAGGCTCTCGCTGCAACGATGGTTGATTTGTTTGAGGATGAGAAAACTCGTGAGGCAATTCAGGCGGAGTTCAAAGATAAGAGCAAGGGCGAAGTCTACAAGCCGTACATTCCGGACGGTCCGCCTCCAGTGCCGAAGAATTGA
- a CDS encoding DUF971 domain-containing protein, producing the protein MPTPLEIKKTGPHEITVRWDDGHVSIYAIKYLRSECMCANCVSEVTGLRVLDPRTVAEDLTVLSAEHVGRYGVKFLFSDRHDDGIYTWERLRDLCPCEECKAARQAAN; encoded by the coding sequence ATGCCAACTCCGCTCGAGATAAAGAAGACCGGTCCGCACGAGATCACCGTCCGATGGGACGACGGTCATGTGAGCATCTACGCGATCAAGTATCTGAGGTCGGAATGCATGTGCGCCAACTGCGTCAGCGAAGTGACCGGTCTTCGCGTACTCGATCCGAGGACGGTTGCCGAAGACTTGACGGTCCTGAGCGCCGAGCACGTAGGCCGCTACGGTGTGAAGTTCTTGTTTAGCGACCGGCACGACGACGGCATATATACGTGGGAACGGCTCCGAGATCTGTGCCCGTGCGAAGAGTGCAAGGCAGCAAGGCAAGCTGCGAACTAG